A single region of the Actinomycetota bacterium genome encodes:
- a CDS encoding TIGR03086 family protein, which produces MDPISVLRKAVDQTGRIVAGVTPDQLSGSTPCVEWDTRALLSHTIGVVEMFDDAARTKPFNGSIFANDNVGDDPGGSYERRAAVLRDTLAQPNVLDRTWTMPFGEVPGAIGAGFATLELFQHGWDVARASGQRIDFDADVTEAANATAQVMPAEQVRVAGVFGAEGSCPPDASAEDRLAAFLGRPL; this is translated from the coding sequence ATGGATCCCATCAGCGTGCTTCGCAAGGCCGTCGACCAGACCGGGCGGATCGTTGCCGGCGTCACACCCGATCAGCTGTCGGGGTCAACCCCGTGCGTCGAGTGGGACACCCGCGCCCTGCTCAGCCACACGATCGGCGTGGTCGAGATGTTCGACGACGCTGCGCGGACCAAGCCGTTCAACGGATCGATCTTTGCCAACGACAACGTCGGCGACGATCCGGGCGGGTCGTACGAGAGACGGGCCGCCGTGCTGCGCGACACCCTGGCGCAGCCGAACGTCCTCGACCGGACCTGGACGATGCCCTTCGGCGAGGTCCCTGGCGCCATTGGTGCAGGGTTCGCGACGCTCGAGCTGTTCCAGCACGGATGGGACGTCGCGCGGGCGAGCGGACAGCGGATCGACTTCGACGCCGACGTCACCGAGGCCGCCAACGCGACCGCACAAGTGATGCCCGCCGAGCAGGTTCGAGTCGCTGGTGTGTTTGGCGCGGAGGGTAGCTGCCCGCCCGATGCCTCAGCCGAGGACCGGCTCGCGGCATTCCTCGGCCGCCCGCTCTGA